In the genome of Capra hircus breed San Clemente chromosome 17, ASM170441v1, whole genome shotgun sequence, one region contains:
- the ARL6IP4 gene encoding ADP-ribosylation factor-like protein 6-interacting protein 4 isoform X1, with protein MAHVGSRKRSRSRSRSRGRGSEKKRKKSSKDARRSCSASRSQSRKASIISSGAEASPSPCITERSKHKARRRPRSSSSSSSSSSSSSSSSSSSSSSSSDGRKKRGKHKDKKRKKKKKRKKKLKKRGKEKARMQQAEALPGPSLDQWHRAAKEEEDGPVLTDEQKSRIQAMKPMTKEEWDARQSVIRKVVDPETGRTRLIKGDGEVLEEIVTKERHREINKVGVAPLPRPTPSSSSDLSPPVCFLPQQATRGDGLAFQMRAGLLP; from the exons ATGGCTCACGTCGGCTCCCGCAAGCGCTCTAGGAGTCGCAGCCGTTCCCGGGGGCGAGGGtcggaaaaaaaaaggaagaagagcagTAAGGACGCCCGGAGGAGCTGCTCGGCTTCGAGATCCCAAAGCCGCAAGGCCAGCATCATCTCCTCTGGGGCTGAGG CCTCACCTTCTCCCTGCATCACAGAGAGAAGCAAGCACAAGGCCCGGAGGAGACCACgatccagctcctcctcctcttcttccagtTCTTCTAGCTCCTCTTCCTCTtcgtcctcctcctcttcctccagcgATGGCCGGAAGAAGCGGGGGAAGCACAAGgacaagaagaggaagaagaagaagaaaaggaagaagaagctgAAGAAGAGAGGCAAGGAGAAGGCCAGAATGCAGCAGGCTGAGGCTCTGCCCGGACCCTCGCTGGACCAGTGGCACAGAGCAGCCAAGGAGGAAGAGGATGGCCCAG TCCTGACGGACGAGCAGAAGTCCCGCATCCAGGCCATGAAGCCCATGACCAAGGAGGAGTGGGATGCCCGGCAGAGTGTCATCCGCAAGGTGGTGGACCCGGAGACAGGACGCACCAG GCTCATTAAGGGAGACGGCGAGGTCTTAGAGGAAATTGTCACCAAGGAACGACACAGAGAGATCAATAAGGTGGGTGTCGCCCCCTTACCCAGGCCCACCCCCAGCTCTTCTTCTGACCTATCCCCTCCTGTGTGCTTTCTTCCCCAGCAAGCCACCCGAGGGGACGGCCTGGCCTTCCAGATGCGAGCAGGGCTCCTGCCCTGA
- the ARL6IP4 gene encoding ADP-ribosylation factor-like protein 6-interacting protein 4 isoform X4 encodes MAHVGSRKRSRSRSRSRGRGSEKKRKKSSKDARRSCSASRSQSRKASIISSGAEERSKHKARRRPRSSSSSSSSSSSSSSSSSSSSSSSSDGRKKRGKHKDKKRKKKKKRKKKLKKRGKEKARMQQAEALPGPSLDQWHRAAKEEEDGPVLTDEQKSRIQAMKPMTKEEWDARQSVIRKVVDPETGRTRLIKGDGEVLEEIVTKERHREINKQATRGDGLAFQMRAGLLP; translated from the exons ATGGCTCACGTCGGCTCCCGCAAGCGCTCTAGGAGTCGCAGCCGTTCCCGGGGGCGAGGGtcggaaaaaaaaaggaagaagagcagTAAGGACGCCCGGAGGAGCTGCTCGGCTTCGAGATCCCAAAGCCGCAAGGCCAGCATCATCTCCTCTGGGGCTGAGG AGAGAAGCAAGCACAAGGCCCGGAGGAGACCACgatccagctcctcctcctcttcttccagtTCTTCTAGCTCCTCTTCCTCTtcgtcctcctcctcttcctccagcgATGGCCGGAAGAAGCGGGGGAAGCACAAGgacaagaagaggaagaagaagaagaaaaggaagaagaagctgAAGAAGAGAGGCAAGGAGAAGGCCAGAATGCAGCAGGCTGAGGCTCTGCCCGGACCCTCGCTGGACCAGTGGCACAGAGCAGCCAAGGAGGAAGAGGATGGCCCAG TCCTGACGGACGAGCAGAAGTCCCGCATCCAGGCCATGAAGCCCATGACCAAGGAGGAGTGGGATGCCCGGCAGAGTGTCATCCGCAAGGTGGTGGACCCGGAGACAGGACGCACCAG GCTCATTAAGGGAGACGGCGAGGTCTTAGAGGAAATTGTCACCAAGGAACGACACAGAGAGATCAATAAG CAAGCCACCCGAGGGGACGGCCTGGCCTTCCAGATGCGAGCAGGGCTCCTGCCCTGA
- the ARL6IP4 gene encoding ADP-ribosylation factor-like protein 6-interacting protein 4 isoform X3: protein MAHVGSRKRSRSRSRSRGRGSEKKRKKSSKDARRSCSASRSQSRKASIISSGAEASPSPCITERSKHKARRRPRSSSSSSSSSSSSSSSSSSSSSSSSDGRKKRGKHKDKKRKKKKKRKKKLKKRGKEKARMQQAEALPGPSLDQWHRAAKEEEDGPVLTDEQKSRIQAMKPMTKEEWDARQSVIRKVVDPETGRTRLIKGDGEVLEEIVTKERHREINKQATRGDGLAFQMRAGLLP from the exons ATGGCTCACGTCGGCTCCCGCAAGCGCTCTAGGAGTCGCAGCCGTTCCCGGGGGCGAGGGtcggaaaaaaaaaggaagaagagcagTAAGGACGCCCGGAGGAGCTGCTCGGCTTCGAGATCCCAAAGCCGCAAGGCCAGCATCATCTCCTCTGGGGCTGAGG CCTCACCTTCTCCCTGCATCACAGAGAGAAGCAAGCACAAGGCCCGGAGGAGACCACgatccagctcctcctcctcttcttccagtTCTTCTAGCTCCTCTTCCTCTtcgtcctcctcctcttcctccagcgATGGCCGGAAGAAGCGGGGGAAGCACAAGgacaagaagaggaagaagaagaagaaaaggaagaagaagctgAAGAAGAGAGGCAAGGAGAAGGCCAGAATGCAGCAGGCTGAGGCTCTGCCCGGACCCTCGCTGGACCAGTGGCACAGAGCAGCCAAGGAGGAAGAGGATGGCCCAG TCCTGACGGACGAGCAGAAGTCCCGCATCCAGGCCATGAAGCCCATGACCAAGGAGGAGTGGGATGCCCGGCAGAGTGTCATCCGCAAGGTGGTGGACCCGGAGACAGGACGCACCAG GCTCATTAAGGGAGACGGCGAGGTCTTAGAGGAAATTGTCACCAAGGAACGACACAGAGAGATCAATAAG CAAGCCACCCGAGGGGACGGCCTGGCCTTCCAGATGCGAGCAGGGCTCCTGCCCTGA
- the ARL6IP4 gene encoding ADP-ribosylation factor-like protein 6-interacting protein 4 isoform X2 — MAHVGSRKRSRSRSRSRGRGSEKKRKKSSKDARRSCSASRSQSRKASIISSGAEERSKHKARRRPRSSSSSSSSSSSSSSSSSSSSSSSSDGRKKRGKHKDKKRKKKKKRKKKLKKRGKEKARMQQAEALPGPSLDQWHRAAKEEEDGPVLTDEQKSRIQAMKPMTKEEWDARQSVIRKVVDPETGRTRLIKGDGEVLEEIVTKERHREINKVGVAPLPRPTPSSSSDLSPPVCFLPQQATRGDGLAFQMRAGLLP; from the exons ATGGCTCACGTCGGCTCCCGCAAGCGCTCTAGGAGTCGCAGCCGTTCCCGGGGGCGAGGGtcggaaaaaaaaaggaagaagagcagTAAGGACGCCCGGAGGAGCTGCTCGGCTTCGAGATCCCAAAGCCGCAAGGCCAGCATCATCTCCTCTGGGGCTGAGG AGAGAAGCAAGCACAAGGCCCGGAGGAGACCACgatccagctcctcctcctcttcttccagtTCTTCTAGCTCCTCTTCCTCTtcgtcctcctcctcttcctccagcgATGGCCGGAAGAAGCGGGGGAAGCACAAGgacaagaagaggaagaagaagaagaaaaggaagaagaagctgAAGAAGAGAGGCAAGGAGAAGGCCAGAATGCAGCAGGCTGAGGCTCTGCCCGGACCCTCGCTGGACCAGTGGCACAGAGCAGCCAAGGAGGAAGAGGATGGCCCAG TCCTGACGGACGAGCAGAAGTCCCGCATCCAGGCCATGAAGCCCATGACCAAGGAGGAGTGGGATGCCCGGCAGAGTGTCATCCGCAAGGTGGTGGACCCGGAGACAGGACGCACCAG GCTCATTAAGGGAGACGGCGAGGTCTTAGAGGAAATTGTCACCAAGGAACGACACAGAGAGATCAATAAGGTGGGTGTCGCCCCCTTACCCAGGCCCACCCCCAGCTCTTCTTCTGACCTATCCCCTCCTGTGTGCTTTCTTCCCCAGCAAGCCACCCGAGGGGACGGCCTGGCCTTCCAGATGCGAGCAGGGCTCCTGCCCTGA
- the OGFOD2 gene encoding 2-oxoglutarate and iron-dependent oxygenase domain-containing protein 2 — MGTAAVPRRFCRCACFCSENLYVARYGLHVRFRSEQQLRQDYEPILRSRGCVSPKDFQQLLGELEQEVERRRRLGPESAARKALIASSYRPARPEVYNLLQEATLAPEFLAAAEYSASSGADLKGLLQRLETVSEEKRIYRLPVFTAPFCQALLEELEHFEQSDMPKGRPNTMNNYGVLLHELGLDEPLVTPLRERFLQPLMALLYPDCGGGWLDSHRAFVVKYAPGQDRELGCHYDNAELTLNVSLGKAFTGGALYFGDLFQVPSTLAKPLEVEHVVGQGLLHRGGQLHGARPLGTGERWNLVVWLRASAVRNRLCPMCCRKPDLVDDEGFGDGFTREEPATVDVCALT; from the exons ATGGGGACCGCAGCGGTTCCCCGGCGCTTCTGCCGCTGCGCTTGCTTTTGCTCAGAGAACTTGTACGTGGCGCGCTACgggctgcacgtgcgcttccGGAGCGAACAGCAGCTGCGCCAGGACTACGAGCCC ATCCTGCGCAGCAGAGGCTGTGTCAGCCCTAAAGACTTCCAGCAGCTGTTGGGAGAG CTTGAGCAGGAGgtggagcggcggcggcggctggggCCGGAGTCGGCTGCCAGGAAAGCCCTCATTGCCAGCTCCTACCGCCCAGCGCGGCCAGAGGTCTACAACTTGCTGCAG GAGGCCACTTTGGCCCCCGAATTTCTGGCTGCAGCTGAATACAGTGCATCGTCAGGCGCAGACCTTAAGGGCCTTCTTCAGCGGCTGGAGACAGTGTCAG AGGAGAAGCGAATTTACCGGCTGCCGGTGTTCACAGCGCCCTTCTGCCAGGccctgctggaggagctggagcaCTTCGAGCAGTCAGACATGCCCAAGGGAAGACCCAACACCATGAACAACTATGGG gtgtTGCTACATGAGCTAGGCCTGGATGAACCGCTCGTAACACCACTGCGGGAGCGCTTCCTCCAGCCGCTGATGGCCCTGCTGTATCCAGACTGTGGCGGGGGCTGGCTAGACAGCCACCGGGCCTTTGTGGTCAAATACGCACCCGGCCAAGACCGCGAGCTGGGCTGCCACTACGATAACGCCGAGCTCACCCTCAATGTGTCCCTGGGCAAGGCCTTCACAGGGGGTGCCCTCTACTTTGGGGATCTCTTCCAG GTGCCTTCAACCCTGGCCAAGCCCTTGGAGGTGGAGCACGTGGTGGGCCAGGGCCTCCTGCACCGTGGGGGCCAGCTGCACGGGGCCCGGCCCCTGGGCACCGGTGAGCGCTGGAACCTGGTCGTCTGGCTCCGGGCCTCAGCCGTGCGCAACCGCCTCTGCCCTATGTGCTGCCGCAAGCCTGACCTGGTGGACGACGAGGGCTTCGGTGATGGCTTCACCCGCGAGGAGCCCGCCACGGTGGATGTGTGTGCCCTAACTTGA